The DNA region TGACCTCGCTGCCGGTGGAGGCCACCAGGAAGCCGCTCTTGTTATTAGAGTATTCGCAGCCGCTGATGTTGACGGTGGCGCCGGTAGCCGAGATAAAGGTGCTGCCGGTTTTCTCCTTCACGGTCACATTGGTCAGGTTGAGAGTACTGCCGGAGGTAGTTTCGATGTTGTTGCTGCCGGAGCTGTAGGAATAGCCGGTGATGTAGCCGGGGGTCGCGGTGCCATGCTTGCAGTCGGTGATGTTCAGAGTGCCGCTGTTTTTGAAGTAGATGGGCTCGCTCTTGTGGCCGTTGAGGCAGACATTTACGGTGTTATTCGCGCCCACGGTCACACTACTGGACATCTTGGAATCCTGCAGCAGGTAATAATTGCCGGTGGCATTGCTGGGGATCTCGGCCAGCGAATAGACGGGGGTGTAGGTAATGCCATCGTGGGTGTGGGCCGGTATCCTGGCCAGCACATCTTCGCCGTCGCCGTCACGGACCAGGGTGATCTTTTCCGCCTCGAAGGCGAAGCGGCTGTCGCCGTCACGAATATCCTTGCCGGTGTTGGTGATTACCGCGGTACCCTCTGCCTTCTGAATGCGCGCCAGGGGCAGGGAGAGGGTGATGCTGCTGCCGTCCGCCGGAGCCACCGGAGCTATGAGCTTCTTCGCGCCGGGGAGATAGAGGTTGTGCCCGGTGGTTTTTTCGGAGGTGTTATTCCGGACGATGATGGTGCCGGTGCCCAGGTTCACGGTACCCTTGGTGTCCACATAGAGGCCGCCGCCCTCGTAGAAGGCGGTATTGTCCTCGATGGTGCCGCCATTGAGGCTCATGGTGCCGCCTACGAACACGCCGCCGCCGTAGAGGTTTTTCGCATCGCTCTGATACTGGCTCGTCATGGTGTTGGACTTGAGGGAGGATTTTTCACTCATGGTGAAGGTGCCGCCCTCACTGACATAGACGCCTGCACCCTGGGCAACACTGTCGCTATAGCCGTTGCGGACGAGGTTCCCCTCCACACCGGCGTTTCCACTCATGGTGAAGGTGCCGCTGGCGCCCACAAAGACGCCGCCGCCCTTGTGCTCGTAGTGCCTATAGTCCATCTGGGCTTTGTTGCCGCTGATCTTGGCATCGCCGGTCATTTCGAAGGTGCCTTTGACCACGGCCACGCCGCCGCCGTTGCGGGAGGCAGTGTTGCCGGAAATTTCGCCGCCGGTCATGGTGAATTTGCCGCCAGCGCCGATATACACAGCGCCGCCGTCACCCTGGACATTGCCCCCACCGGCCCGGTTGTTCTTGATAACGCCGCCGGTCATGGTGAATTTGCCGCCGTTCACATAAACGGCACCGCCGTTAAAGGTGCCGCTGGCCCGTTCATCGTGGGCAGAACGGTTGCCGGAGAGCTCGCCGTCATAGAGGTTAAATTTGCCGGTGGAGTTTACCAGCACGCCGCCGATATAGTTGCTATCGGCGCCGATCCAGCCGGTGCCCTGGTTATTCTTGATGGAGCCGCCATACATATTAAATATACCGTTGACCTCCACAGCACCCGCCTTGAGCCCGGTCTGATAGGAGTAGAGGGTATTGTCGCAGATGCTGCCGTTATAGAGGTTGAAGGTGGCTCTGGCGCCGATGATAACGCCGCTGGCCCCGTCGACATTGCCGTTGCTATCGACGATGCCAGTGACCTTGCCGTCGGTGCCGCAGTCGGTGAGGTTAAAGGTGATATAGGTGTCTTTCAATTCGATGGCCGCCGTTTTCCACGCCGCATGGATGGCGTGGCCGTTGAGACACAGGGTAACCCCGAAATTGGGCTTCCAGGTTTTGGTGAGGGTCACATCGTTCAGCAGGTAGTAGCTGCCGCTATCCTTGATCAGGTCCAGGCTGCTGACGCCCTTGCAGGTGATCTTCTGATGGCCGGTGCCGGTCTCTTGGCAGTCGGTACGGCCACAGATGCAGTGGGTGTGGTCATCCTTGCCCACCAGCTCAAGATCGCCGCCGGTGGTGGCCTTGAGCTTGGTTTCGGTGCGGTCGGCGGTGAAATAGCCGGTTTCGCTGTCGTTGGCATAGCCGGTGACCAGGGTGGAGGGGATGTTCGCGCCGGAAATGCCGACCTGGCTGCCCTCTTGCAGGCCGGAGCCGCTGACGGTCTTACCGGCGGCCAGGTACACATTGTTGGAGCTGCCCTTGCCGGTGTTGCCGGTGATGTTGGTGACACCGCTGACGGTGAAGGTGGTGCCGGCAAAGTACACGCCGCCGCCCAGCTGCTGGGAGGTGTTGCCGGTGATGGTGGTGCCGCTGAGGTTCAGGACAATATCGCCGGAGTTATTGGTGGACGCGCCATAGATGGCGCCGCCGTTACCGTTGGCGGTGGTGTTCTCGATGATGCTGTCCTGAATGTCCATGGTCACTCGACCGCTGGTGAAGATGGCGCCGCCCTGCGCGTAGTTAGCAGAGCCGGTGGTGGAGCAGCCGGAGATGGTGGCGCTCTTCATGGTGAAGGTGATGGCGCCGGTAGAGTAGTTGCTCCAGGGTTCATAGATCATGGCAATGGCGCCGCCCCGGTAGCTGGTGGTGCAGTCCTTGATGGCGCTGCCCTCTTCCATGACCACCTTACCCGTGGACACATAGACGGCGGCACCGTAGCTGGTGGTAGCGCAGTTCTGGATGATAGCGCCCTGACCCAAGGTCAGCTGCGTGTCATTGGAGCCGGACACAAAAACGAATGTGTTTTTGGCCGTTACAGCGTCCTTGTTGCCGTCCAGGATGATGTTTTTGAAGGTCAGCTTACCAGCTTTCAGCCGGAACGCATACTCACTTTTATAGTCGTCTGCGCTGGCCTGGAAGGAAGCGGAGCGAAGCAGCTTATAGGTGCTGCCCTCCTGGCTTCGTATGGTGATGTCCTTCTTTGAGCTGGAGATAGTCAGTTCCTGCGTCAGCTCAATGTCGTTCGTCACGACGATGTCGATGGTGTCGGCATCGCTGGCAATTGCTGCTTGCAATTCCTCAAAGGTGCCGACTTCCGTCGTGCCGTCCGCTGCCCACACCGTGGCCGGGACCAGGCTGAGAGCCAGGACCAGGGCCATGAGCAGGCTTCCTATGCGTTTTTTCATCTTTTTTCCTCCTTGGGATGGGTTTCACCCAATTTATTTTCTTGCAAATTTTGACATTTCATTTATAATGGAGTATAGACCGTACACCGGTGTACGATGCAAGTCTTTTTTTGAAAAAAGCTGTAAAATTATTGAAAGCGAACGGAGAAACCATGAGAAACAACAATCCGCATTTACTGTCGATAGGCGAGGTGGCAAAATCTCTGCACATCACCCGCCGCATCCTGCTCAACTACGAGGACAAGGGGCTGGTACACCCCGATGTGAAGGAGGGCAAGGGCGGCAACCGCTACTATACCACCGACACCGTGACCCGTATCCGGGCCATCCGCCGCCTGCAGTCCCTGGGCATCTCCCTGGACGAAATAAAGCTCTACTTTGAGGACAAGGCCGACCTGCGGGAATTTATCGGGCGGCTGGAGAATATGCGGGACGAGCTGGACCTGTGCATTGAAAAGCTCCGCCTGCGGGTCAGCGAAAATGAGGAGGATGTCATTGAGGTGCGGGAGATCCCGGCCCAGACGGTGTATATCCGCCGCTGCAGCACCCCTACGGTGGCCCATCGAATGGAGATTTTCCGGCAGGTGATCCCGGAGGCTATGCGCCTGTATGGAAGCGACAGCTCCAAGCGGATGTTCCTGCTGGCCTATCCCCTGGAGGACACCGACGACACCCGCTTCTGCGTGGCGGTGCCCCAGGGCAGCCGCGGAGACGGCGTGGAGCAGTGGGAAAAGGAACGGGCGGTGAGCGTGTTTTTCCATGGGGATTACACTGATATCCCCCGAATACGGGAAAAGCTGCTGGACTATGCCCGGCAGCACGGGCTGCGGCCTAAGGGGACCTGCCGCCATATCTATCTGGAGGGCCCGGCCCACCACTCGGATGCGAATAAATTTATCACGCAGGTGGCCATACCTATTGAGTAACGGTGAGAAGTGTGGTATAGTATTTTGAATTGGTTTTACGCAAGGAGGATATTGTATGATCCAGTGCTTTGATAAGGGCGTTTTCCTGGAAAACGGCCAACTGACGGAAACAGCCCCCGTGCCCGCCGCCCGGGCCCGGGAGAACACCATGGCCTGGCAAATTCTGCAGGCCCACAATGTAAGCGGCGATCCGGAGCGGCTGCAGGTGCGCTTTGACGCCATGGTGTCCCACGACATCACCTATGTGGGCATCATCCAGCAGGCGAGAGCCTCCGGCATGAAGGAATTTCCCCTCCCCTACGCCCTGACCAACTGCCACAACAGTCTGTGTGCCGTGGGCGGCACCATCAACGAGGACGACCATATGTTCGGCCTGTCCGCCGCCAAGAAGTACGGCGGCATCTATGTGCCCGCCAATCAGAGCGTCATCCACTCCTACGCCCGGGAGGAGCTGGCCGGGTGCGGCAAGATGATCCTGGGCTCCGACTCCCACACCCGCTACGGTGCCCTGGGCACCATGGCCGTGGGCGAGGGCGGCCCGGAGCTTGCCAAGCAGCTGCTGAAAAACACCTGGGATGTGCCCATGCCCAAGGTGGTGCTGGTGTATCTCACCGGAACGCCCAAAAAGGGCGTGGGCCCCCACGATGTGGCCATCGCCCTGGTGAAGGCCACCTTTGAGACGGGGTTTGTAAATAACTGCGTGCTGGAGTTCTGCGGCCCGGGCATCCGGGACCTGCCCATTGACTACCGCAACGGCATTGATGTGATGACCACCGAGACCACCTGCCTCTCCTCCATCTGGGAGACGGACCAGGTGACGGAGGGCTTCTTCCGTACCCATGGCCGCCCCGAGGACTATAAGCCCCTGCACCCGGGCGAGGTTGCCTGGTATGACAAGTACATTACCATTGAGCTGGACAAGGTGGGGCCTATGATCGCCCTGCCCTTCCACCCCTCCAATGCCTATACTATCAAAGAATTTTTGGCAAACGCCGAGGAGATCCTCAAGGGCGTGGAGGCCGACGCCCGGCGGCGCTTCCCCAAGGCGAACCCCCACCTGACGGACAAAATTCACGACGGCGGCGTGTGGGCCGACCAGGGCGTCATCGCCGGGTGTGCCGGGGGCCTGTTTGACAATATCGCAGAGGCGGCGGACATCCTCCGGGGCAAATTTACCGGGTCCGGAGCCTTCAGCTTCGATGTGTACCCCACCTCGGTGCCGGTTTCCCTGGAGCTGATGAAGCTGGGTGCCACGGCGGATCTGCTGGAGTCCGGGGCCATTATCAAGCCCAGCTTCTGCGGCCCCTGCTTCGGCGCGGGAGATGTACCCGCCAACAACGGCCTTAGTCTGCGCCACACCACCCGGAACTTCCCCAACCGGGAGGGCAGCAAGCCCGGCGAGGGACAGTTTGCGGGTGTGTGCCTGATGGATGCCCGGTCTATTGCCGCCACCGCCGCAAACGGCGGACGCATCACCCCGGCCACGGACCTGGACTACACCCCCGTACACCACGAATATCATTTTGATGATACCGTGTATAAAAACCGCGTATACTACGGCTTCGGCAAGGCGGACCCCTCTGTGGAGCTGCAGATGGGCCCCAATATCACCGACTGGCCCAAGATGTACGCACTGAGCGAGAACCTGCTGGTGGAGCTGGCGGCGGTGATCCACGACCCGGTGACCACCACCGACGAGCTGATCCCCTCCGGAGAGACCTCGTCTTACCGCAGCAATCCCCTGCGCCTGGCTGAGTTCACCCTCAGCCGCCGGGTGCCGGAGTATGTGGATAGGTCCAAGGCTGTGGCCCGGCAGGAAACGGCCCGGCGAGAGGGGACCTTGAGCGAGCATCTGCGCCAGGTGCTTTCTCAGGTAGGCGATGCCGACCGGCTGGCGGAGAGCACCCAGTTCGGCTCCTGCGTCTTTGCCAATAAGCCCGGCGACGGCTCTGCCCGGGAGCAGGCCGCCTCCTGCCAGAAGGTGCTGGGGGGCTTTGCCAATATCTGCTATCAGTTCGCCACCAAGCGCTACCGCAGCAACTGCATCAACTGGGGCATCCTGCCCTTCACGCTGGACGAGGGCACGCCCTTCGACTACGAGAGCGGCGACTGCGTGTTCGTGCCCCACATCCGTCAGGCGGTGGAGCAGGGCCGGGAGGACATTCCCGCCAAGGTCATCTGCCGGGACGGCAGCGTCCACGACCTGCTGCTGCACATCAAGGGTCTGACGGCGGATGAAAAAGAGATCATTTTGGACGGCTGCCTCATGAACTACTACGCCGCCCGGAATAAGGAGTGAGACCATGGAGAAAATCAAAATGACCACCCCCCTGGTGGAGATGGACGGCGACGAGATGACCCGCATCCTCTGGGCCATGATAAAGGAGCAGCTGATTTTGCCCTTTGTGGACCTGAAAACGGAATACTATGACCTGGGGCTGCTGCACCGGAACGAGACGGAGGACCGGGTGACGGTGGAGGCCGCCAATGCCACCCGGCGCCTGGGTGTGGCCGTAAAATGCGCTACCATCACCCCCAACAAGCAGCGCATGGAGGAGTATCCGCAGCTGACCCAGATGTGGAAGAGCCCCAACGGCACCATCCGCTCCATTCTGGACGGCACGGTGTTTCGCGCCCCCATTCTCATCGACTCCATTCACCCTGTGGTGAAGAACTGGAAAAAGCCCATCACCATCGCCCGGCACGCCTACGGAGATGTGTATAAGAGCGTGGATCTATACACCACCGAGCCCGGCGAATGCCTCCTCACCTTCCGGGGCCGGAGCGGCGCAGAGCAGACCGTTTCTGTCCAAAAGGTAGACGGCCCCGCCGTCTGGCAGGGCCAGCACAACAAGGAGTCGAGCATCCGTTCCTTTGCCCGCTCCTGCTTCCAGTATGCCATCGACACCCGGCAGGACCTGTGGTTTTCCACCAAGGACACCATCGCCAAGGTCTATGACGGCGAGTTCAAGCGGGTGTTTGAGGAGGAATTCGAAAACTACAAGGCGGCGTTTGAAAAGCTGGGCATCACCTATTTTTACACCCTTATCGACGACGCCGTAGCCCGGGTCATCCGCTCGGAGGGCGGGTTCATTTGGGCCTGCAAAAACTACGACGGCGATGTGATGAGCGACATGGTCTCCACCGCCTTTGGAAGCCTCGCTATGATGACCTCCGTGCTGGTGGCCCCGGACGGCACCACCGAATATGAGGCCGCCCACGGCACCGTGACCAAGCATTATTACAAGCACCTGAAGGGGGAAAAGACCTCCACCAACCCCATGGCCACCATCTTTGCCTGGACCGGCGCCCTGCGCAAGCGCGGCCAGCTGGACGGGCTTACTGACCTGGAGAATTTCGCCGGGCAGCTGGAGGGAGCCTGCTTTGACACCCTGAACCAGGGTACCATGACCAAGGATCTGGTGGGCCTGGTGGATGAGGGCGTGTCTGCCCGCGCCGTCACCAGCGAGGCGTTTATTGCCGCCATCCGGGAGAATCTGGAAAAGCGCCTGTAAAACAGAAAGGGCTTGCCATCTTTTACTTGAGAGATGGCAAGCCTTTTGACCCGGCCGGAAAAGCGCGCCTTTCCCGGCAGATTTATTCACTTCACATTGGGTACCACGCCCAGAATGACCAGGGGCTCGGTGCCGGTGTTCACTACACTGTGGCTGTGGCCCGGAGGGCAGTAGTGGGTCATGCCGGGGCGGATGTCCACGGTCCGGCCGTCATCGGTGCAGACACCGGTGCCGGAGAGGAAGTGCATCACCTCATAGCTGCCCTCATGGACATGCAGGCCGATGGTGCTGCCGGCGGGCAGAGTCAGAATCAGAATTTTCCCCTGCTCGTCCTCGAATTTGCGCACCAGCGCCTGTCCCTCACCGCCCTTAAAATGGGGCACGGCTACCTCCTGCATGGAAGAAAAATCCAAAAACATAGCCATTTCTCCTTTGCGTTATTTTGCTGCCGGCAATCCGGCGCATCCTTATAGCCGAGTATAGCAGAAGCCTGCGCTTTTTTCAAGAAAGGAGCCACGATGAAAGACAAAAATACCGAGATCCGCGAGGCCATCGACGCCGGAAACCGCGCCTTGAAGGCCCTGGAGGAAGCCGCCCGGCATTTGCAGGCCGCCCGGGGCCTGGGCCTGTGGGATATGCTGGGCGGCGGCTTTCTCAGCAGCCTCCTCAAGCACTCCAAAATGGACGATGCCCAGCGGGCCATGGACCGGGCGGAGCAGGAGCTGCGGGCCTTTGGCCGGGAGCTGGCGGATGTGCAGATGTATGCGGATATTCAGCTGCGCTTTGACAGCTTCACCCGTTTTTTTGACACCTTCTGCGACAATTTCTTTGTAGATTGGATGGTCCAGTCTCAGATCCTCCAGGCCCAGGACCGGGTGGAGGAGGCCAGGCAACGGGTCTGGGAAGCCGTGCAGCAGCTGCAATTTTTGCAGGGCGCGTGAGCTTGCCCCTATCCTGCACTTTACTACCCGCAGGGAGGCTCCCGCCCCAGGAGCCGTCCGTCCCTGCAAATCCCCAACCACCGCCAAGCCCCCATTCCCCGGAAGCAGGGAATGGGGGCTTGAGACTGTCGAAAAACCCTCCGGGTTTTTCCGACAAAAGGCTTGCGGTCTGCTGCGCGCATAATTTGTCCGTCCGTGACGGACAAATTCCACACTGGCAGCCCGAGCTGTATTTTCTCTCACGCACATGTCGCGAGAGAAAATGATTTAATTTCTTTGCCGCCTGCGGGCGGCAAACTCTGCGAGGCTTTTTTGACACGCTGAAGCCCCCATTCCCCGGAAGCAGGGAATGGGGGCTTATTTCGGTGGTAAGGGTCACCCTTCTTTACCGTTATCGCAAATTCTGCCGTTTTATCGGGCAGTATATTGCTTTTCTCAAATCAAATCCGCCACGGCCTCATAAAAGCCCTGCAGCCGTGCCGGGTCGGCGCCGCCGGTCTGCCCCAGGGAAACCGCCTTGTTGGTGCCGTGGTAGTCGCTGCCTGCCGTCACCAGCAGGCGGCAGCGCTCTGCCAGGGCCAGCATAGTCTCCCGCTGCCGAGGCGTAAAGGCGGAATAATAGCACTCCAGGCCCCGAAGCCCCGCCGCCTTCAGCCGCACCACCCGGCCTGCGATTTCCTCCTCTGATAGTTTTTTCGACCCATCCGCCAAAATGCCGTGGGCCAGCACAGGAATCCCGTTCGCTTGGATAATAGCGTCTATAGCCTCCTCCGGCGACAAGGTCGGCTCTGTGTCCGGGCAGCCGGAAAAGGCCTCGAATCCCTCCATTTTTGTTTTGACATAGCCTTTTTTCAGCATCATGTCCACAAAATGGGGCTTACCGGGGTTTTTCAGGGCCAGCAGCTGCGAGCGCTCCTCCTCCGTAAAGGTGAAGCCGAAGCGACGGGCTAAATAGCCAAAGCGGTTTTGCATCTTCAAAATACGGGTGTGGTGGGCAAAGTCCGCCGCTGCCCGGATGGAGGGCTTTTCCGCATCAAAGCCGTAGCCCAGCACATGGTACTTTCCCTCTCCGTCCTGACAGGAGAACTCGATGCCCTCTACAAAGGTCGCATCCCCGGGTTCCAGCAGGGCCCGCACGGCGGCGCAGCCCTGGGCGGTATCGTGGTCTGTCAGGGCGAAAATGTCCAGCCCGGCCGCCCGAACTCTCTGCAAAAGAGCCCGGGGCGTATCTGTACCGTCGGAATACACGCTATGCATATGCAGGTCCGGGCTGTGAAAGGCTGCCTGCTTCATCGGGCCGCCTCCCGCTCCTTTTTCCCGCGCCGCTCCCGGACCAGAAACGGCAGGTGAAACACCGTCACTATAGCCGCACCCAGGGCAATCAGCCGCAGGAAATAGGCATACCAGCCGCTCTCCAGATTCAAATACGGCAGTCCCTCCAGGGGTGGCCGCACCAGGTACATAAAGTTCGTCCCGTAGACCGACAGCGCCCCGTTCACATAGATCATTCCGAAAGCCAGCCCCGTCAGAATCGTCAAATTCCGCACCAGCGCCCGCCGCCCCAGCTTGGCCCGGCCCGAAAGCAGCAAATACAGGCTGAACCACAGAAGTCCCCCATGGTATACAAAGCACTGGTAGGCGCCGATACGGGTAAAATCGGTACCGTTGGTGGGGATCATAATGGCGCAAAAGCTGCCCAGAGTCCCCATGACGGCCACGAAATCTATCACCGCCTGCTTGCCCCGGCCCTCCCGGCCAAAGGTGATATACAAAACGGCAAAGATCATCATGCTGCACAGATGAAAGGGCAGGGACTGGGGCGCCAGGGTCATGCCCCCGTAGGGGCTGGCCTGCATATCGCTCATGATCTTGCTGACCTCACTGCAGACGCAGATGACCGTCATAACGCCTCCGGCCCGGCGGAGCGTCCAGCTATTCCGGCGGCTCAGCACCGTCATGGCGGCGATAAACGCCGCGCACAGACCTATCCAAATCAGGTGTTCTCCTGTAAACATAGTCCTTTCCTCCCCTGCGGTGCCCCGGCCCTCGCGCCGACTTTCCGTGGTGCGGGACACCCTTCCTTATCGTAATTCCTGCCACCTTATCGGCAGTCTCATTCTCATGCACCGGCTATACCCTCGGCAAAGGCCGACGCCCGCTGGGCGATCCCCGGCAGACGCACCAGGCTCCCCCGCTCATTGGCCGTTTCCAGCAGGCAAAAGTAGGGCGGCAGGAAAAAGGATTTGTTCATATTCAGGGCCGAAATCAGCTGCCGGGCCAGCAGGTCGCCGCCGGAGTAGCCGGAGACCACCAGGCCAAACAGGCGCTTTTCGTAAAACCGCTGCTGGCGGAACAGGGCCGTCAGACGGTTGACGCAGGCGGTGAGGTTGGCAGAGAGGGCATCGTTATAGTTGGCGCAGAGCATCACCAGCGCATCACACCGGCGCACCGCCGGGTACACCTCCTCCACCATGGGTCCGCTGCCGTAAAAGCAGCTTCCCTGCTCGCCGAAGTGGAGACAGGCGGTGTAGCTGCACCCGTTGCAGTCGGGCACGGTGCCGTTGCGCAGGCCGATCTCCTCCACCGCTATCTCCGATGGCAGATTCGTGCGCACCAGCTCCCAAAAGGCCAGGGTATTGGAGGTGCTGCGCTGAGAGGCGTGGAGGGCCAGGACGCGGCGGATGGGTCCGGGCTTTTCCCAGGTCAGCAGCCGGTCTATCAGCTCCGCCACCGCGGCCCGAAAGGCCGTTTTCTCGTCTACGCCGCCGATCTGCGCCTGGACCCGGAAATTGCGCATAGACCCGGTGGCCTCCACCAGAGGGCGGCCCAAAAAGGCGCACCCGGCCTGGTTGGCGGCAAATACCATGTCCCGGGCCACATCCTTGGTGTAAAGCTCTCCTACCCCGGTGACCACCACCCCCCCTATGCAGCCGGAAAGCAGGTCCGCATTCCGCCGCAAGCGGGAGAGCATACGGTAGTAGGCCTCGTTGCACCCGCCCCGGTCCAGTGCCACGGCAAACAGGAGCCGGCGGCCTCTCAGGGTGTCCAAATCCTTTTCCGGGTCGGCAAAAACGCTCCCCGCAGGAAGCAGGGGTGCAAGCATCTCCTGCAGAGCGGGGCTGCATTCATTTTTCGGCAAAAGAACGGTCAGCGGCATTTTTACCCCTTCTTTCATACTTCGTATCAAAAAAGCCTCGCAGAGTTCGCGTCCGCAGACGCGAAAAATTGGGATCATTTTTCACCGCGACATGCGCGTGGGGAAAAATTCCTCTCAGGCTGCCAGTGTGGAATTTTGAGCTAATGGCTCAAAATTATGCGCGCAGCAGACTGTAAGCCTTTTGGCAGAAAATTCCACGGGAATTTTCTCCAGTTTATAGAATTGCCTTGAGTTTTTCTTCCGTCTCTTTCAGGCGCGAA from Vescimonas fastidiosa includes:
- a CDS encoding MerR family transcriptional regulator, with protein sequence MRNNNPHLLSIGEVAKSLHITRRILLNYEDKGLVHPDVKEGKGGNRYYTTDTVTRIRAIRRLQSLGISLDEIKLYFEDKADLREFIGRLENMRDELDLCIEKLRLRVSENEEDVIEVREIPAQTVYIRRCSTPTVAHRMEIFRQVIPEAMRLYGSDSSKRMFLLAYPLEDTDDTRFCVAVPQGSRGDGVEQWEKERAVSVFFHGDYTDIPRIREKLLDYARQHGLRPKGTCRHIYLEGPAHHSDANKFITQVAIPIE
- a CDS encoding hydratase, whose protein sequence is MIQCFDKGVFLENGQLTETAPVPAARARENTMAWQILQAHNVSGDPERLQVRFDAMVSHDITYVGIIQQARASGMKEFPLPYALTNCHNSLCAVGGTINEDDHMFGLSAAKKYGGIYVPANQSVIHSYAREELAGCGKMILGSDSHTRYGALGTMAVGEGGPELAKQLLKNTWDVPMPKVVLVYLTGTPKKGVGPHDVAIALVKATFETGFVNNCVLEFCGPGIRDLPIDYRNGIDVMTTETTCLSSIWETDQVTEGFFRTHGRPEDYKPLHPGEVAWYDKYITIELDKVGPMIALPFHPSNAYTIKEFLANAEEILKGVEADARRRFPKANPHLTDKIHDGGVWADQGVIAGCAGGLFDNIAEAADILRGKFTGSGAFSFDVYPTSVPVSLELMKLGATADLLESGAIIKPSFCGPCFGAGDVPANNGLSLRHTTRNFPNREGSKPGEGQFAGVCLMDARSIAATAANGGRITPATDLDYTPVHHEYHFDDTVYKNRVYYGFGKADPSVELQMGPNITDWPKMYALSENLLVELAAVIHDPVTTTDELIPSGETSSYRSNPLRLAEFTLSRRVPEYVDRSKAVARQETARREGTLSEHLRQVLSQVGDADRLAESTQFGSCVFANKPGDGSAREQAASCQKVLGGFANICYQFATKRYRSNCINWGILPFTLDEGTPFDYESGDCVFVPHIRQAVEQGREDIPAKVICRDGSVHDLLLHIKGLTADEKEIILDGCLMNYYAARNKE
- a CDS encoding NADP-dependent isocitrate dehydrogenase, with the protein product MEKIKMTTPLVEMDGDEMTRILWAMIKEQLILPFVDLKTEYYDLGLLHRNETEDRVTVEAANATRRLGVAVKCATITPNKQRMEEYPQLTQMWKSPNGTIRSILDGTVFRAPILIDSIHPVVKNWKKPITIARHAYGDVYKSVDLYTTEPGECLLTFRGRSGAEQTVSVQKVDGPAVWQGQHNKESSIRSFARSCFQYAIDTRQDLWFSTKDTIAKVYDGEFKRVFEEEFENYKAAFEKLGITYFYTLIDDAVARVIRSEGGFIWACKNYDGDVMSDMVSTAFGSLAMMTSVLVAPDGTTEYEAAHGTVTKHYYKHLKGEKTSTNPMATIFAWTGALRKRGQLDGLTDLENFAGQLEGACFDTLNQGTMTKDLVGLVDEGVSARAVTSEAFIAAIRENLEKRL
- a CDS encoding cupin domain-containing protein: MFLDFSSMQEVAVPHFKGGEGQALVRKFEDEQGKILILTLPAGSTIGLHVHEGSYEVMHFLSGTGVCTDDGRTVDIRPGMTHYCPPGHSHSVVNTGTEPLVILGVVPNVK
- a CDS encoding PHP domain-containing protein translates to MKQAAFHSPDLHMHSVYSDGTDTPRALLQRVRAAGLDIFALTDHDTAQGCAAVRALLEPGDATFVEGIEFSCQDGEGKYHVLGYGFDAEKPSIRAAADFAHHTRILKMQNRFGYLARRFGFTFTEEERSQLLALKNPGKPHFVDMMLKKGYVKTKMEGFEAFSGCPDTEPTLSPEEAIDAIIQANGIPVLAHGILADGSKKLSEEEIAGRVVRLKAAGLRGLECYYSAFTPRQRETMLALAERCRLLVTAGSDYHGTNKAVSLGQTGGADPARLQGFYEAVADLI
- a CDS encoding TMEM164-related integral membrane acyltransferase, which produces MFTGEHLIWIGLCAAFIAAMTVLSRRNSWTLRRAGGVMTVICVCSEVSKIMSDMQASPYGGMTLAPQSLPFHLCSMMIFAVLYITFGREGRGKQAVIDFVAVMGTLGSFCAIMIPTNGTDFTRIGAYQCFVYHGGLLWFSLYLLLSGRAKLGRRALVRNLTILTGLAFGMIYVNGALSVYGTNFMYLVRPPLEGLPYLNLESGWYAYFLRLIALGAAIVTVFHLPFLVRERRGKKEREAAR
- a CDS encoding NAD(P)H-dependent oxidoreductase, with translation MPLTVLLPKNECSPALQEMLAPLLPAGSVFADPEKDLDTLRGRRLLFAVALDRGGCNEAYYRMLSRLRRNADLLSGCIGGVVVTGVGELYTKDVARDMVFAANQAGCAFLGRPLVEATGSMRNFRVQAQIGGVDEKTAFRAAVAELIDRLLTWEKPGPIRRVLALHASQRSTSNTLAFWELVRTNLPSEIAVEEIGLRNGTVPDCNGCSYTACLHFGEQGSCFYGSGPMVEEVYPAVRRCDALVMLCANYNDALSANLTACVNRLTALFRQQRFYEKRLFGLVVSGYSGGDLLARQLISALNMNKSFFLPPYFCLLETANERGSLVRLPGIAQRASAFAEGIAGA